In the genome of Fulvivirga maritima, one region contains:
- a CDS encoding DUF1328 family protein — MLRWIVIFLIVALVAAVLGFGGIAAGAAAIAKIIFYIFLVLLVISLIMHFARKV; from the coding sequence ATGTTACGATGGATTGTAATTTTTCTTATAGTGGCTTTAGTGGCTGCGGTACTAGGTTTTGGCGGTATAGCTGCAGGTGCTGCTGCTATAGCTAAGATCATATTTTACATATTTCTAGTACTGCTGGTTATATCATTAATCATGCATTTTGCCAGAAAAGTTTAA
- a CDS encoding chemotaxis protein CheB has protein sequence MDKKNTVEYLVAIGASAGGLAPLQELVESLPERLDNVAIIVAQHLSPEYKSMLTEIISRKTILNTTAIEDGVQLEPNHIYVTPPNCDAIIKDTHLEITNVSAHGPRPSIDKLFTSMAQSYGKKAIGIILSGTGQDGSQGVVALKKAGGLTISQDLESSKYSGMPQAAMTTGMIDVVLPPSEIGGNLLNLIKNKPFTKTYQKEEEQEDDFEASDDISTILHLLEAKMGTDFSNYKESTIVRRLEKRLHDKGFVSVEKYLNYIRDNEGELEEFFKYLLIGVTSFFRDEEAFKVLKSEIEKRIKSKDKRERFRVWVPGCATGEESVSLAIMINEILVETNRYDIKLQIFATDINANALRDARAGVYKKEKLENLPEKLLNKYFEKSGENYELMRDIKQTILYTKHDLTSNPPFLRLDLVSCRNLFIYFNQRLQNHIFPIFQYALLPGGLLFLGKSETVGNYKNIFSTVNAKYRIFSRKERTSLKPLKLPSTKPLSVDKKISATRNLKNESLSIHEMVKETVYNTFESPYVIIDENMDIIEISGDTNEFLKIRPGLANMNLLRLITEDLQIVTRSLVTEAVKSMKIARGEVRRYTIGDQKHLARLIVKPLIYSKPGHPYFMVIFESFDIVEPFFSSTSEELEDAHMNAQHVQELEYELISNKQHMNTLVEELETTNEELQALNEELQSSNEELQASNEELETSNEELQATNEELENAYVDLRVASQKLTRQKQMMEQIAMASPDLIAVLTGDDLIFEYVNPSYQSLFPNRKLEGRSMSIANEEFMKLGFLGSIREVQQTGKAFHMKEVEYTLNPTNKKNSKKSKYFNFSFAPLASEDSSTPDIVVYGVDVTEPVKHRKVAEDSAKFFKTLAESMPQKIWTLDDKGHIVYMNNTLKTYLNLKDDNYSNADLDKCIHSEDLDKVKAAWQEAVDKKTAYTIQYRLYDSKQNYHWHLVRITPLLKGDGSLRVWICTATDIHEQKTIEAKKDEFMGIASHELKTPLTTAKAYMELLKELIADDDIDLGTVRIYTDKALGGMKKLSSLVGDLLDVTRIQTGKLQFEQSEVDFDSVVEEAIEISTPLSNQHDILFEGDKTGKKVNGNAEKLEQVMVNLISNAIKYSANANKVLISTSVEGDKIRFKVKDFGNGIPSQYQSKIFERFYRVQEKSDFASGLGIGLYISKQIIEAHDGTIGVKSKEGEGSEFFVELPIV, from the coding sequence TTGGATAAGAAAAATACTGTAGAGTACCTGGTGGCGATAGGCGCCTCTGCAGGAGGGTTAGCTCCCTTGCAAGAACTTGTAGAGTCATTACCAGAGCGGTTGGATAACGTGGCCATTATTGTGGCTCAGCACCTGAGCCCAGAGTATAAAAGTATGTTAACTGAAATTATAAGCAGAAAAACTATACTTAATACTACGGCCATAGAGGACGGGGTACAGTTGGAGCCCAATCATATTTATGTAACGCCTCCTAACTGTGATGCCATCATTAAGGATACTCATCTGGAGATTACTAATGTTTCGGCTCATGGACCAAGGCCAAGTATTGATAAATTATTTACTTCCATGGCTCAGTCATATGGCAAAAAGGCTATAGGTATTATTTTATCAGGTACAGGGCAAGACGGAAGCCAAGGAGTAGTGGCTCTAAAAAAGGCCGGCGGACTTACAATCAGTCAGGATTTAGAAAGCTCCAAATACTCAGGTATGCCCCAGGCAGCTATGACTACCGGCATGATAGACGTAGTGCTGCCTCCTTCAGAAATAGGAGGGAATTTACTTAATCTCATTAAGAATAAACCTTTTACTAAAACTTATCAGAAAGAAGAAGAGCAGGAAGATGACTTTGAGGCTAGCGATGATATAAGTACCATACTACATTTGCTAGAAGCTAAAATGGGTACAGATTTTAGCAATTATAAAGAATCTACTATTGTAAGAAGACTGGAAAAAAGACTTCATGATAAAGGATTTGTCAGCGTAGAGAAATACCTTAACTACATTAGAGATAATGAAGGGGAGTTAGAAGAGTTTTTTAAGTACCTGCTCATAGGTGTAACTTCATTTTTTAGAGATGAAGAGGCATTTAAAGTGCTGAAAAGTGAGATAGAAAAACGCATTAAATCTAAAGATAAGCGAGAGCGATTTAGGGTATGGGTTCCTGGCTGCGCCACCGGCGAGGAGAGTGTAAGTCTTGCTATTATGATCAATGAGATTCTCGTTGAAACTAATCGTTATGATATTAAATTACAGATTTTTGCTACCGATATTAATGCTAACGCACTTAGAGATGCTAGAGCCGGTGTTTATAAGAAAGAAAAATTAGAAAACTTACCTGAAAAGCTTTTAAATAAGTATTTTGAGAAGTCTGGTGAGAATTATGAACTCATGCGAGATATAAAACAGACTATTCTCTATACCAAGCATGATCTTACCAGTAACCCACCATTTTTAAGACTTGACTTGGTGAGTTGCCGAAACCTTTTTATTTACTTTAACCAGAGGCTTCAAAACCATATATTTCCGATATTTCAATACGCACTTTTGCCTGGCGGGCTGTTGTTTTTAGGCAAGTCTGAGACGGTAGGTAACTATAAAAATATTTTCAGTACAGTTAATGCTAAGTATCGAATCTTCTCACGTAAGGAGCGTACTTCTTTAAAGCCGCTTAAGCTACCTAGCACTAAGCCCCTTAGTGTAGATAAAAAAATATCAGCTACCAGAAACCTGAAGAATGAATCTCTTTCTATCCATGAAATGGTGAAAGAGACCGTTTATAATACTTTTGAGAGTCCATATGTTATCATAGATGAGAATATGGATATCATAGAGATATCAGGGGATACAAATGAGTTCCTTAAAATTAGGCCGGGACTGGCTAATATGAACCTGCTACGGCTTATTACTGAAGATTTACAGATAGTTACGCGCTCTCTGGTTACAGAAGCCGTTAAGTCTATGAAAATAGCCAGGGGAGAGGTGCGCAGGTACACTATCGGCGATCAAAAGCACCTGGCCAGACTCATTGTAAAGCCTTTGATTTATTCTAAGCCAGGGCATCCTTATTTTATGGTTATATTCGAGTCTTTTGATATAGTGGAGCCATTCTTCTCATCTACTAGCGAGGAGTTGGAAGATGCCCATATGAATGCTCAGCATGTGCAGGAGCTAGAGTATGAGCTCATCAGTAACAAGCAACACATGAATACTTTAGTGGAGGAGCTTGAGACAACCAATGAAGAGCTGCAAGCCTTAAATGAAGAGCTACAGTCTTCTAATGAAGAATTACAGGCTTCTAATGAAGAGTTAGAGACCTCTAATGAAGAGCTGCAAGCTACTAATGAAGAACTGGAGAATGCTTATGTAGATTTGAGAGTAGCTTCTCAAAAACTTACTCGCCAAAAGCAGATGATGGAGCAGATAGCCATGGCCTCTCCAGATTTAATAGCTGTGCTTACGGGTGATGATCTTATTTTTGAATATGTGAATCCTAGCTACCAGAGCTTATTTCCTAACAGGAAGCTGGAAGGCCGTTCTATGAGTATTGCTAATGAGGAGTTTATGAAATTAGGCTTTTTGGGTTCTATACGAGAAGTTCAGCAGACTGGTAAAGCATTTCATATGAAGGAGGTGGAGTATACCCTTAATCCTACTAACAAAAAGAATAGTAAAAAATCGAAATACTTTAATTTTTCCTTTGCACCACTTGCTTCTGAGGATAGTTCCACTCCTGATATAGTAGTTTATGGAGTAGATGTGACCGAACCTGTAAAACACAGAAAAGTGGCAGAAGATAGCGCCAAGTTCTTCAAGACGCTGGCAGAGTCTATGCCTCAAAAAATATGGACTTTAGATGATAAAGGACATATTGTTTACATGAACAATACATTGAAAACCTATTTAAATCTTAAAGACGATAACTACAGCAATGCAGATTTAGATAAATGTATTCACTCAGAAGACTTAGACAAGGTTAAAGCTGCCTGGCAAGAGGCTGTAGATAAAAAGACGGCCTATACTATTCAATATCGCTTATATGACAGTAAGCAGAACTACCATTGGCATTTGGTAAGAATAACACCATTACTAAAAGGAGATGGTAGCTTAAGGGTATGGATATGTACCGCCACAGATATTCATGAGCAAAAAACTATTGAAGCTAAGAAAGATGAATTCATGGGTATAGCTAGTCATGAATTAAAAACTCCACTTACTACTGCTAAGGCGTATATGGAGCTTTTAAAAGAGCTTATTGCAGATGATGATATAGACCTTGGCACGGTGAGAATCTATACGGATAAAGCGCTGGGAGGCATGAAGAAACTCAGTTCTTTGGTAGGAGACCTGCTGGATGTGACTAGAATACAAACAGGTAAGCTTCAATTTGAACAAAGTGAGGTAGACTTCGATTCTGTTGTAGAAGAAGCCATTGAAATATCAACGCCACTTTCTAATCAGCATGATATACTATTTGAAGGGGATAAAACCGGGAAAAAAGTAAACGGCAACGCCGAAAAGCTGGAACAAGTTATGGTCAACCTGATTAGCAATGCTATTAAATACTCAGCTAATGCAAATAAAGTGTTGATTAGCACTTCTGTAGAAGGTGATAAAATACGATTTAAAGTAAAAGATTTTGGAAACGGTATACCTTCACAATATCAATCTAAGATTTTTGAAAGGTTTTACCGGGTTCAGGAAAAAAGTGATTTTGCTTCTGGTTTGGGTATTGGGCTCTATATCTCTAAACAGATAATAGAGGCTCATGACGGTACCATTGGAGTAAAAAGTAAAGAAGGGGAAGGTAGTGAATTTTTTGTGGAACTACCGATTGTATAA